In Amycolatopsis coloradensis, one genomic interval encodes:
- a CDS encoding TetR/AcrR family transcriptional regulator, with the protein MGRPPRHTADDFLDAAVRIFATEGVAGVTMSAVAREVGAPSGSIYHRFPGRPALLAAVWLRTVTRFQQGYLEALEREPVTEAAIEAAAQVVRWCRAHPAEGKLLYGGDRALGVDDWSAGDRARVDDANRRLDAAITRVLRRLRPLTGRSTDELMLALVDLPYAAVRRHLDRGEAPPPRTVDLVARTTRTLLTA; encoded by the coding sequence ATGGGACGGCCACCGCGGCACACCGCCGACGACTTCCTCGACGCCGCCGTGCGGATCTTCGCCACCGAAGGGGTCGCCGGGGTGACCATGTCGGCCGTCGCCCGCGAGGTCGGCGCGCCGAGCGGGTCGATCTACCACCGCTTCCCCGGACGACCGGCCCTGCTCGCCGCCGTCTGGCTCCGCACGGTGACCCGCTTCCAGCAGGGCTACCTCGAAGCACTCGAACGGGAACCGGTCACCGAAGCCGCCATCGAGGCGGCCGCACAGGTCGTCCGCTGGTGCCGAGCCCATCCCGCCGAGGGGAAGCTGCTCTACGGTGGCGACAGAGCGCTCGGCGTCGACGACTGGAGCGCCGGAGATCGCGCTCGCGTCGACGACGCCAACCGCCGCCTCGATGCGGCGATCACCAGGGTCCTGCGGCGGCTGCGCCCGTTGACCGGCCGGAGCACCGACGAACTGATGCTGGCCCTCGTCGACCTTCCCTACGCGGCGGTGAGGCGGCACCTCGACCGCGGCGAGGCGCCACCGCCGCGCACCGTCGACCTGGTCGCCAGGACGACCCGCACGTTGCTGACGGCCTGA
- a CDS encoding LysR family transcriptional regulator, with product METRQLECFVAVAEELSFTRAARRLYAVQSTVSATIQALESELGVKLFDRSTRRVALSPAGKVFLPEAKAALEAVERAREVVADASAGLRGSLRIGTLTSVGDLDLPDLLGAFHRRYPLVDLHVSVSITGSTGLAEDLRHGRLDIALLGLPESDLAGLDTKMLGSAPFVVVLPDAHPLCDRRSLTLADLADESFVDNPRGFGNRVALDRAFEALGTPRRVVVEVADLRAVPAYVAAGLGVAVVPDLRLLAGVRTIPLDEPGLAWPLTIATRGERPPGRAARLLLDLIDEEEFSLVLPARP from the coding sequence GTGGAGACCCGTCAGCTCGAATGTTTCGTCGCCGTCGCCGAGGAACTCAGTTTCACGCGCGCGGCCCGGCGTCTGTACGCGGTGCAGTCCACCGTCTCGGCGACGATTCAGGCGCTCGAAAGCGAACTGGGCGTCAAGCTGTTCGACCGTTCGACGCGGCGGGTCGCGCTCTCTCCGGCGGGCAAGGTGTTCCTTCCCGAGGCCAAGGCCGCGCTGGAGGCGGTCGAAAGGGCACGCGAGGTGGTCGCCGACGCCTCCGCCGGCCTGCGCGGCAGCCTCCGTATCGGCACTTTGACCAGCGTCGGGGACCTCGACCTGCCCGATCTGCTCGGCGCGTTCCATCGGCGGTACCCGCTGGTCGACCTGCACGTTTCGGTGTCGATCACCGGCTCCACCGGGCTGGCCGAGGACCTGCGCCATGGCAGGCTCGACATCGCCCTGCTCGGCCTGCCCGAATCCGACCTCGCCGGGCTCGACACCAAAATGCTCGGCTCGGCGCCGTTCGTCGTCGTGCTTCCCGACGCTCACCCGTTGTGCGACCGGCGGTCGCTGACCTTGGCGGACCTCGCGGACGAGTCGTTCGTGGACAATCCGCGCGGCTTCGGCAACCGGGTCGCCCTGGATCGCGCGTTCGAGGCGCTCGGGACGCCGAGACGGGTCGTCGTCGAGGTCGCCGACCTGCGCGCCGTGCCCGCCTATGTGGCGGCGGGGCTCGGTGTCGCCGTCGTTCCCGATCTTCGCCTGCTGGCAGGGGTCCGGACGATCCCGCTCGACGAACCGGGGCTCGCCTGGCCGCTGACCATCGCCACCAGGGGAGAGCGGCCGCCCGGCCGGGCCGCCCGGCTGTTGCTCGACCTGATCGACGAAGAGGAGTTCTCCCTCGTGCTTCCGGCCCGGCCCTGA
- a CDS encoding MFS transporter: MLNSVALPRPALRRISHGRGFWVIAAAYAASLAFSTVPTPLYVLYQQRDGFPTYVVTIVFAAYAVGVMGSLYLAGHVSDWLGRRRVILAATLTQALSATLFLAWPDVPGLILARLVGGAGIGALTATATAHLSELRAVARPREDHGRAGLIATVVNMGGLALGPLFGGVFASYSAEPLTTPFVFFLILLLAAAIAVALVPETVERAEERPAYRPQRVSLPSSARPAFFGAAIGAFAAFAITGLFMALTPTLLAQGMHESSRMLAGLASFSVFLAAAGAQVVFAGLARKTQLRLGLGLMVAGLVALPVAVTSSQLWLFLAGGIVAGAGVGLGFRASVATVAALAEPPVRGEVLAALFLAAYAGLVLPVLLVGIALVWLPSAWALIGFSLLELGLLAWAAPKVLT, translated from the coding sequence ATGCTGAACAGCGTCGCCCTCCCCCGTCCCGCGCTCCGGCGGATCAGCCACGGCCGCGGTTTCTGGGTCATCGCGGCCGCCTATGCCGCCTCACTCGCCTTCTCCACCGTTCCCACCCCGCTCTACGTGCTCTACCAGCAACGTGACGGCTTCCCGACCTACGTCGTCACCATCGTCTTCGCCGCCTACGCGGTCGGCGTGATGGGCAGCCTCTACCTCGCCGGCCATGTCAGCGACTGGCTGGGACGGCGGCGGGTGATCCTCGCCGCGACCTTGACCCAGGCGCTTTCCGCGACGCTTTTCCTGGCGTGGCCGGACGTTCCCGGCCTCATCCTGGCCAGGCTCGTCGGCGGGGCGGGGATCGGCGCGCTGACCGCGACCGCCACCGCGCACCTGTCCGAACTGCGCGCTGTCGCCCGCCCGCGCGAGGACCACGGCCGCGCTGGGCTGATCGCGACCGTGGTCAACATGGGCGGGCTGGCGCTCGGGCCGTTGTTCGGCGGCGTGTTCGCGAGCTATTCGGCCGAGCCGCTCACCACGCCGTTCGTGTTCTTCCTGATTCTGCTGCTCGCCGCCGCCATCGCCGTCGCGCTGGTGCCGGAGACGGTGGAGCGCGCCGAAGAGCGACCTGCGTACCGGCCGCAGCGCGTCTCACTGCCGTCGAGCGCGCGACCTGCCTTCTTCGGCGCGGCGATCGGCGCCTTCGCAGCCTTCGCGATCACCGGGTTGTTCATGGCACTGACGCCGACGTTGCTGGCGCAGGGCATGCACGAGAGTTCGCGGATGCTCGCTGGTCTCGCGTCGTTCTCCGTATTCCTCGCGGCCGCCGGCGCGCAGGTGGTCTTCGCCGGACTGGCCAGGAAGACCCAGCTACGGCTCGGCCTCGGGCTGATGGTGGCCGGTCTGGTGGCGTTGCCGGTCGCGGTCACCTCGTCCCAGCTGTGGCTCTTCCTCGCGGGCGGGATCGTGGCGGGCGCCGGCGTCGGGCTGGGCTTCCGCGCGTCGGTGGCCACCGTCGCCGCCCTCGCCGAGCCACCGGTGCGCGGCGAGGTTCTCGCGGCCCTGTTCCTGGCCGCCTACGCCGGGCTGGTCCTGCCCGTCCTTCTCGTCGGAATCGCGCTGGTCTGGCTGCCGAGTGCATGGGCGCTGATCGGATTCTCGTTGCTGGAGCTGGGTTTGCTCGCCTGGGCGGCGCCCAAGGTGCTGACCTGA
- a CDS encoding DMT family transporter → MSWLVLIVSGVLEAVWATALGKSEGLSRPVPSVIFGVTLVASMVGLAYAMKDLPVGTAYAVWVGIGASLTVAYGMWSGAETVSVARILLIVGIVACVVGLKVLH, encoded by the coding sequence ATGTCGTGGCTTGTCCTGATCGTTTCGGGTGTGCTGGAAGCCGTGTGGGCCACCGCCCTCGGCAAATCCGAAGGGTTGTCGCGGCCGGTACCGTCGGTGATCTTCGGCGTGACGCTGGTCGCCAGCATGGTGGGTCTCGCGTACGCGATGAAGGATCTCCCCGTCGGCACCGCCTACGCGGTCTGGGTCGGGATCGGGGCATCGCTCACCGTCGCGTACGGCATGTGGTCGGGCGCGGAAACCGTTTCAGTGGCCCGGATCCTGCTGATCGTGGGGATCGTGGCCTGCGTCGTGGGCCTGAAAGTCCTGCACTGA
- a CDS encoding alpha-lytic protease prodomain-containing protein codes for MNRKIVAAAAAALTGAGLVTAIALTPSASAGQNGPAADQVQSEIVAALARDLKISPDQARTRLAGEQKAARADSDLKSRLGTSYAGSWLDAAGTTLTVAVTDAALEGVVRAAGATPKTVARSAAQLDAAKSSLDAKGTSAPKTVPGWYVDATTNSIVVLANAGGESAAKSWATAAGVGADAVRVETSTESPVPLIDVIGGNAYTFGSGRCSIGFSVEGGFVTAGHCGTTGTRTSNPSGSVAGSSFPGNDYGWVRVDAGNTPRPLVNRYPGTVPVAGSQEAAIGASVCRSGSTTGWHCGTIQQKNASVNYPQGTVSGLTRTNACAEPGDSGGSWLAGDQAQGVTSGGSGNCSSGGTFYFQPISEILSVYNLRLVTSGSNPPSSTTPTTTTSNNPPGGTWAAGTTYAIGATVTYDGATYRALQGHTAQAGWEPPNVPALWARA; via the coding sequence ATGAACCGAAAGATCGTAGCGGCCGCCGCGGCGGCCCTGACCGGCGCGGGCCTGGTCACGGCCATCGCGCTGACGCCGAGCGCCAGCGCCGGCCAGAACGGGCCTGCGGCCGACCAGGTCCAGTCGGAGATCGTCGCCGCCTTGGCGCGCGACCTGAAGATCAGCCCGGATCAGGCAAGGACCCGCCTCGCCGGCGAGCAGAAGGCCGCCCGCGCCGACAGCGACCTCAAGTCCCGGCTCGGCACGTCCTACGCCGGATCCTGGCTGGACGCGGCCGGGACCACGCTGACCGTCGCGGTCACCGACGCGGCGCTGGAAGGTGTCGTCCGTGCTGCCGGCGCGACACCGAAGACGGTCGCGCGGAGTGCCGCACAGCTCGACGCGGCGAAGTCGTCGTTGGACGCCAAGGGAACCAGCGCTCCGAAGACCGTGCCCGGCTGGTACGTCGACGCCACCACGAACTCGATCGTGGTGCTGGCCAACGCCGGTGGCGAGTCGGCCGCGAAATCGTGGGCGACCGCGGCCGGCGTGGGTGCCGACGCGGTGCGGGTCGAGACCAGTACCGAAAGCCCGGTTCCGCTGATCGACGTCATCGGCGGCAACGCCTACACCTTCGGCTCGGGCCGGTGCTCGATCGGCTTCTCGGTCGAGGGCGGCTTCGTGACCGCGGGACACTGCGGCACCACGGGGACGCGGACCTCGAACCCGAGCGGGAGCGTCGCGGGCTCCAGCTTCCCCGGAAACGATTACGGGTGGGTCCGCGTGGACGCGGGCAACACCCCGCGTCCGCTGGTGAACCGCTACCCGGGCACCGTGCCGGTGGCGGGTTCGCAGGAGGCCGCGATCGGCGCGTCGGTCTGCCGTTCCGGTTCCACGACGGGCTGGCACTGCGGCACTATCCAGCAGAAGAACGCCTCGGTGAACTACCCCCAGGGCACCGTTTCCGGCCTCACCCGGACCAACGCCTGCGCCGAGCCGGGCGACTCCGGGGGTTCGTGGCTCGCCGGCGACCAGGCACAGGGGGTCACCTCCGGCGGCTCCGGCAACTGCAGCTCGGGCGGCACCTTCTACTTCCAGCCGATCTCGGAGATCCTGAGCGTCTACAACCTGCGCCTGGTGACCTCGGGTTCGAACCCGCCCTCCAGCACGACGCCGACCACCACGACGTCGAACAACCCGCCCGGCGGAACCTGGGCGGCGGGCACCACCTACGCCATCGGCGCGACGGTGACCTACGACGGTGCCACGTATCGGGCCCTGCAGGGCCACACCGCTCAGGCAGGTTGGGAGCCGCCGAACGTCCCAGCGCTTTGGGCGCGCGCCTGA
- a CDS encoding LysR family transcriptional regulator, with amino-acid sequence MELELRHLRIMCAIAELGSITKAANTLGMAQPALTAQLKRIERTLGGKLFLRDHTGTRPTALGLLVLDRAKMVLPAVSSLHDEAARLAQHAGTGEPVTLRLGSATGPMLGALLQRLGTTHPDIHVATHTSWSANKLADMTAEGALDFAFVGVCGDAAPPPEPGLRWRTLAHHPVFVLMSARDERAQRPEVELGALANERWCATPGDGCFGDCFASACARSGFTPRSLYETDVLTCIEMVESGHAVVLCQPLFHEIPGIVAVPIAGNPLSWRNLVGWSERGEMGPFAAEMIALSRAVYGELIDRRPTYSKYLELNPGYGVDYTDAGMR; translated from the coding sequence ATGGAGCTGGAACTGCGCCACCTGCGCATCATGTGCGCGATCGCCGAACTCGGGAGTATCACCAAGGCGGCGAACACGCTCGGAATGGCGCAGCCTGCACTGACAGCACAACTGAAGCGCATCGAACGGACCCTCGGCGGGAAGCTCTTCCTGCGCGACCACACGGGCACCCGGCCGACCGCGCTCGGCCTCCTCGTCCTCGACAGGGCGAAGATGGTGCTCCCCGCCGTGTCGTCGCTGCACGACGAGGCGGCGCGGCTCGCCCAGCACGCCGGCACCGGGGAGCCGGTGACCCTGCGGCTCGGCTCGGCGACGGGGCCGATGCTGGGGGCGCTCCTGCAGCGCCTCGGCACCACCCATCCCGACATCCATGTCGCCACGCATACATCGTGGTCGGCCAACAAACTCGCGGACATGACCGCCGAGGGCGCGCTGGACTTCGCCTTCGTCGGCGTCTGCGGTGACGCCGCGCCACCGCCGGAGCCCGGTCTCCGCTGGCGGACTCTCGCGCATCATCCGGTGTTCGTGCTGATGTCGGCGCGGGACGAGCGCGCGCAGCGGCCCGAGGTCGAACTCGGCGCGCTCGCGAACGAACGGTGGTGCGCGACGCCGGGCGACGGATGCTTCGGCGACTGCTTCGCCTCCGCGTGCGCGAGATCGGGGTTCACGCCGCGTTCGTTGTACGAAACCGATGTGCTGACCTGTATCGAGATGGTCGAATCGGGGCACGCGGTTGTGCTGTGCCAGCCGCTGTTCCACGAGATCCCGGGCATCGTCGCGGTCCCGATCGCGGGGAATCCGCTGAGCTGGCGGAATCTCGTCGGCTGGTCGGAGCGGGGGGAGATGGGTCCTTTCGCCGCGGAGATGATCGCCCTGTCCCGCGCGGTGTACGGCGAACTGATCGACCGGCGGCCGACCTACTCGAAGTACCTGGAGTTGAACCCGGGGTACGGCGTGGACTACACGGACGCGGGGATGCGCTGA
- a CDS encoding DUF5919 domain-containing protein: MADERGRIRRSLARVITDDNLDLYVLGTVALVFTVLGATGISDVKTLSSVVTALLALLAFSQIRSRRLTEQVRNSNRGGPASFFEPEFPADLISRRAAAFDILLIGHSMTRTVQGMRGDIRSILESGGRIRVLVLDPTDEELVAIADRRISQSLGQGRLRQRILATLDELTSLKSRTGGRVEIRVSSRIPSAGFNCLDVSGKRGLICVQHYEYRPSGEAAPVFTVEPKDAPWYRHFADEAERLWGDGTPWPLSPADQVARARRPVFSEDFGPALAEAIDGTSELLVTGMARNTLVNNSYGKLEERLRAGAKIRFVLIDPHSPAIGTAASRYYAVRSPESARERVRHTLRVLAELKRSTGGDLTVRLVAHPVATGVIVTGSALFAEYYTYQAAGEPKFVLQPADGAAYRTFLGEAEALWNSAAPYDLTVGDVETAGS; the protein is encoded by the coding sequence GTGGCGGACGAGCGTGGACGGATCCGGCGATCGCTGGCGCGCGTGATCACCGACGACAACCTGGATCTGTACGTACTGGGCACCGTCGCACTGGTGTTCACCGTCCTGGGCGCGACCGGGATCTCGGACGTCAAAACGCTTTCGTCCGTGGTGACGGCGCTGCTGGCACTGCTCGCCTTCTCCCAGATCCGCTCGCGAAGGCTGACCGAACAGGTCCGGAACTCCAACCGAGGCGGCCCGGCGTCGTTCTTCGAACCGGAGTTCCCCGCGGATCTCATCTCCCGGCGTGCGGCGGCGTTCGACATCCTGCTGATCGGCCATTCGATGACCAGGACCGTGCAGGGTATGCGCGGTGACATCCGCTCGATCCTCGAATCGGGCGGACGGATCCGCGTACTGGTGCTGGATCCGACCGACGAAGAGCTCGTAGCCATCGCCGATCGCCGGATCTCCCAGAGCCTCGGGCAGGGGCGGCTGCGGCAGCGGATCCTGGCGACCCTGGACGAGCTGACCTCCTTGAAGAGCAGGACCGGCGGCAGAGTGGAGATCCGGGTGTCGTCGCGGATCCCGTCCGCGGGTTTCAACTGTCTCGACGTCTCCGGCAAACGGGGGCTGATCTGCGTACAGCACTACGAATACCGGCCGAGCGGTGAAGCCGCACCGGTGTTCACAGTGGAACCGAAGGACGCGCCCTGGTACCGGCACTTCGCCGACGAGGCGGAACGGCTGTGGGGGGACGGCACGCCCTGGCCGCTGTCCCCCGCGGACCAGGTCGCGCGGGCGCGCCGCCCGGTGTTCAGCGAGGACTTCGGCCCCGCACTCGCCGAGGCGATCGACGGCACGAGCGAGCTCCTGGTCACCGGGATGGCCCGCAACACCCTGGTGAACAACAGTTACGGCAAACTCGAAGAACGGTTGCGGGCCGGCGCCAAGATCCGGTTCGTGCTGATCGACCCGCATTCGCCCGCGATCGGCACCGCGGCCTCCCGCTACTACGCCGTGCGGTCTCCGGAAAGCGCGCGGGAGCGTGTCCGTCACACGCTGCGGGTGCTGGCCGAGCTGAAACGCTCGACCGGCGGCGACCTCACGGTCCGGCTCGTCGCGCACCCCGTCGCCACGGGAGTCATCGTCACCGGCTCGGCACTGTTCGCCGAGTACTACACCTACCAGGCCGCGGGCGAGCCGAAGTTCGTGCTGCAGCCCGCGGACGGCGCGGCGTACCGGACCTTCCTCGGCGAGGCGGAGGCGTTGTGGAACAGCGCCGCACCGTACGACCTGACCGTGGGCGACGTGGAGACGGCAGGCAGCTGA
- a CDS encoding cation:proton antiporter: MIQSVLVGAVVVLAWTMTAARLERWQITAPMAMVAAGLAIGFSTRNDLGNGLNTEIALNAAELILALLLFVDATAVKGGYLGHDAKTAVRLLLIALPLTILIVLGVGLLALPGLGWAAVLLIACIIAPTDFAPATSVVHDVRVPERVRHLLNVESGYNDGVVAPVFIFALTLAGSHHQANTPGEALQTAIPAALLAVLAGSVIGAVAAVAMNVTAKHGWSTRHSARVAAVALPLLTYTAAVAIGGNGFVAAFICGIAYKTARHPGEDEVGLAEDVSSLCGLLMWFVFGSTAVLVLSFGLTWGIVLVSVVALTVARLIPVLLTLLRTDFRWRDRMTIGLLAPRGAASIVFGLLAFNSLDGDAADVALSVMAVTVLLSVAAHGFGASAFLNRKSKRT, translated from the coding sequence ATGATTCAGAGCGTGCTCGTCGGCGCGGTCGTCGTGCTGGCTTGGACGATGACGGCGGCCAGGCTGGAACGGTGGCAGATCACCGCGCCGATGGCGATGGTGGCGGCCGGGCTGGCGATCGGGTTCAGCACCCGCAACGATCTCGGCAACGGGCTCAACACCGAGATCGCGCTCAACGCGGCGGAACTGATCCTCGCGCTGCTGTTGTTCGTGGACGCCACCGCGGTCAAGGGCGGCTATCTCGGTCACGACGCCAAGACCGCGGTGCGGCTGCTGCTGATCGCGCTGCCGCTGACGATCCTGATCGTCCTGGGTGTCGGCCTGCTGGCGCTGCCGGGCCTCGGCTGGGCGGCGGTCCTGCTGATCGCCTGCATCATCGCCCCGACGGATTTCGCCCCGGCGACGTCCGTGGTGCACGACGTCCGGGTGCCCGAACGCGTGCGGCACCTGCTGAACGTCGAGAGCGGCTACAACGACGGCGTCGTCGCCCCGGTGTTCATCTTCGCGCTCACCCTCGCGGGGAGCCACCACCAGGCGAACACGCCGGGCGAGGCGCTGCAGACCGCGATCCCGGCGGCGTTGCTGGCCGTGCTGGCGGGCTCCGTCATCGGTGCGGTGGCCGCGGTGGCGATGAACGTGACGGCCAAGCACGGCTGGTCGACCCGGCATTCCGCGCGGGTCGCGGCCGTCGCCCTGCCGCTGCTGACCTACACCGCCGCCGTCGCGATCGGCGGCAACGGCTTCGTCGCGGCGTTCATCTGCGGGATCGCCTACAAGACCGCGCGGCACCCCGGCGAAGACGAAGTCGGGCTCGCCGAGGACGTCAGTTCGCTGTGCGGGCTGCTCATGTGGTTCGTCTTCGGCAGTACCGCGGTGCTGGTGCTGTCCTTCGGCCTCACTTGGGGCATCGTGCTCGTCAGTGTCGTCGCGCTGACCGTCGCGCGGCTGATCCCGGTGCTGCTCACCTTGCTGCGGACGGACTTCCGGTGGCGGGACCGGATGACCATCGGCCTGCTGGCCCCGCGCGGCGCGGCGTCGATCGTGTTCGGCCTGCTCGCTTTCAACTCACTCGACGGGGACGCGGCGGACGTCGCGTTGAGCGTCATGGCGGTGACCGTGCTGCTGAGCGTCGCCGCGCACGGTTTCGGGGCATCTGCGTTCCTGAACCGCAAGTCGAAGAGGACGTGA
- the secD gene encoding protein translocase subunit SecD has protein sequence MPRETARRGMTGRAVVSLVVLAATVYLLLTTAPRLGLDLRGGTQIVLETKDSPTVTADAQTTDRTLEVLRRRVDALGVAEPMLARSGDNRIIVELPGVRDPREAVEVIGRTAQLSFHPVLAAGAAPGDSRVLTDESGQPITLGPAALTGEGVDEALSSIDSQGGGGWLVSVDFKGDSGRAWERLTGQAACSPPGDPARRVAIALDDKVISSPQVSPQVACGVGIVGGSTQITGQFSPAEAKDLALLINAGALPTPVEIIEQRTVGPTLGAAAIDASARAAVIGLALTALFLLAVYRLAGLIAVGALVAYAAVSYAALLAVGATLTLPGLAGFVLAIGMAVDATVLVFERAREEHSVKRGGSLPRSVSRGFSGALSAIVDSNVTTLLAAGLLFWLASGPVRGFGVTLSIGVVVALFISLVLTRLLLHLTMRGVVARKSRLSGLAHEGRVRRWVNRLDPGFLGKPRRWLVVAGAVVIAAIAGLFVAGPNLGVEFTGGRVIEYSTSAPADVERVRDAVSDAGFPRAIVQTSGEKDISVRTEPIDEDATERIRAAVARVAGDATEIRDEQIGPSLGAELRTKAVIALGLAVLAQLIYLAVRFDWRLGVATVAALGQDVLIILGIFAWLGKSMDGVFLAALLTVIGYSVNDSVVVFDRVREVRGQRRKEPFSRVVGTAVLQTLPRTINTGIGVLFVLGALLFLGDGSLADFALALLLGLVAGTVSTVATAGPVAILLDKRWPGAGRPVRKASPARQRDDNGAVV, from the coding sequence GTGCCGCGCGAAACCGCGCGGCGAGGCATGACCGGGCGAGCCGTCGTCTCGCTGGTCGTCCTCGCCGCGACCGTGTACCTGTTGCTGACCACCGCCCCGCGCCTGGGGCTCGATCTGCGTGGTGGCACGCAGATCGTGCTGGAGACCAAGGATTCGCCCACCGTCACCGCCGACGCCCAGACCACCGACCGGACGCTCGAGGTGCTGCGCCGCCGGGTCGACGCACTGGGTGTCGCCGAGCCGATGCTGGCCCGCTCCGGCGACAACCGGATCATCGTCGAACTGCCCGGCGTGCGGGATCCGCGCGAGGCCGTCGAGGTGATCGGCCGCACCGCGCAACTGTCCTTCCATCCCGTGCTCGCCGCGGGCGCCGCCCCCGGCGACTCCCGCGTCCTCACCGACGAGAGCGGGCAGCCGATCACGCTGGGACCCGCCGCGCTGACCGGTGAAGGCGTCGACGAGGCGCTCTCGTCGATCGATTCGCAGGGCGGCGGCGGATGGCTCGTTTCGGTCGACTTCAAAGGGGACAGCGGCCGTGCCTGGGAGCGGCTGACCGGGCAGGCCGCCTGCTCGCCGCCGGGTGATCCCGCCCGCCGGGTGGCGATCGCGCTCGACGACAAGGTGATCTCGTCGCCCCAGGTGAGCCCGCAGGTCGCCTGCGGGGTCGGGATCGTCGGCGGGAGCACGCAGATCACCGGGCAGTTCTCACCCGCCGAAGCCAAGGATCTGGCGCTGCTGATCAACGCCGGTGCGCTGCCGACACCGGTCGAGATCATCGAGCAGCGGACCGTCGGGCCGACGCTCGGCGCGGCCGCCATCGACGCCAGTGCCCGTGCCGCCGTGATCGGCCTGGCGCTGACCGCGCTGTTCCTCCTCGCGGTGTATCGCCTGGCCGGGCTGATCGCCGTGGGCGCGCTGGTGGCGTACGCCGCCGTGTCCTACGCCGCGCTGCTCGCCGTCGGCGCGACACTGACCTTGCCGGGTCTCGCGGGGTTCGTCCTGGCGATCGGCATGGCCGTCGACGCGACCGTGCTCGTCTTCGAAAGGGCGAGAGAAGAACACTCCGTCAAACGGGGAGGTTCGCTGCCGCGGTCGGTCAGCCGCGGGTTCAGCGGGGCGCTGTCGGCGATCGTCGATTCGAATGTGACCACCCTGCTCGCCGCGGGGCTGCTGTTCTGGCTGGCGTCCGGCCCGGTACGCGGATTCGGGGTGACGCTGTCCATCGGTGTCGTCGTGGCGTTGTTCATCTCGCTCGTGCTCACGCGTTTGCTGCTGCATCTCACGATGCGGGGCGTGGTCGCGCGCAAATCACGGCTGTCCGGCCTCGCCCACGAGGGCCGGGTCCGGCGGTGGGTGAACCGCCTTGATCCCGGGTTCCTCGGGAAACCCCGGCGCTGGCTGGTGGTCGCGGGAGCGGTCGTCATCGCCGCGATCGCGGGACTGTTCGTGGCGGGACCGAACCTCGGCGTCGAGTTCACCGGTGGCAGGGTCATCGAATACAGCACCTCGGCGCCCGCCGACGTCGAGCGGGTCCGGGACGCGGTCTCCGACGCCGGATTCCCCCGCGCCATCGTGCAGACGTCCGGGGAGAAGGACATCTCCGTCCGCACCGAGCCGATCGACGAGGACGCCACCGAACGGATCCGGGCCGCCGTCGCCCGGGTCGCGGGCGACGCCACCGAGATCCGCGACGAGCAGATCGGCCCGAGCCTCGGCGCCGAACTGCGCACCAAGGCGGTGATCGCGCTCGGCCTCGCGGTGCTGGCGCAGCTGATCTACCTGGCGGTGCGGTTCGACTGGCGGCTCGGCGTGGCCACGGTGGCCGCGCTCGGGCAGGACGTCCTGATCATCCTCGGGATCTTCGCCTGGCTGGGCAAGTCCATGGACGGTGTCTTCCTCGCCGCCCTGCTGACGGTGATCGGCTACTCGGTCAACGACTCGGTGGTGGTCTTCGACCGGGTGCGGGAGGTACGGGGGCAACGCCGTAAGGAGCCGTTCTCACGGGTCGTCGGCACGGCGGTCCTGCAGACGCTGCCGCGGACGATCAACACCGGGATCGGGGTGCTGTTCGTCCTCGGGGCGCTGCTGTTCCTCGGGGACGGGTCGCTGGCCGACTTCGCCCTCGCGCTCCTGCTCGGTCTCGTCGCGGGCACAGTGTCCACAGTGGCCACTGCCGGTCCCGTCGCGATCCTGCTCGACAAGCGGTGGCCCGGGGCCGGACGTCCCGTCCGGAAGGCGTCGCCCGCACGACAGCGGGACGACAACGGCGCGGTGGTGTGA
- a CDS encoding helix-turn-helix domain-containing protein, translating to MELLRTPPPKERADAARNRAAILDAAAALFAEHGVEAVSMDQVAAAAGVGKGTLFRRFGDKAGLAVALLDARERLLQEGILHGPPPLGPGAPPVERLVAFADAYVGYVLEHLPLVRMSETAAPGARYRIGAYRFWHRHVALLLDGTPDPEHAAHALLAPLAAEHLTALLPELGEDRVRAGITRLWRRAGSQ from the coding sequence CTGGAACTCCTCCGCACACCGCCGCCCAAGGAACGCGCCGACGCCGCCCGCAACCGGGCCGCGATCCTGGACGCGGCGGCGGCACTGTTCGCCGAGCACGGCGTCGAAGCGGTGTCGATGGATCAGGTGGCGGCGGCCGCCGGGGTGGGCAAGGGCACGCTTTTCCGCCGCTTCGGTGACAAGGCGGGGCTGGCCGTCGCCTTGCTGGACGCGCGGGAACGCCTGCTCCAGGAGGGGATCCTGCACGGCCCGCCCCCGCTCGGCCCCGGCGCGCCGCCGGTCGAACGGCTCGTCGCCTTCGCCGACGCGTACGTCGGCTACGTACTCGAACACCTGCCGCTGGTGCGGATGTCGGAGACCGCCGCGCCGGGGGCGCGCTACCGCATCGGGGCCTACCGGTTCTGGCACCGGCACGTCGCGCTCCTGCTCGACGGCACGCCCGACCCCGAGCACGCCGCGCACGCCCTGCTGGCCCCGCTCGCGGCCGAGCATCTGACCGCGTTGTTGCCGGAACTGGGGGAGGACCGCGTCCGCGCCGGGATCACGCGCCTGTGGCGGCGGGCCGGATCCCAGTAG